A stretch of the Bradyrhizobium arachidis genome encodes the following:
- a CDS encoding DMT family transporter produces MSKSPSIPMAALWMAGWLSLMLIMAIAGRETTRELNVFQIMEMRSLLGFVLLYPMIHRAGGFAVLKTARLPEHIGRNLIHYGAQLCWFVALTLIPIGQVVAIEFTMPIWTAILAATFLSERMTSWRISAILLGLIGVVMIVRPATGEINPGQLIALGAAIGFGISMVLVKSLTRTETALSILFWMLVVQSIAGFVPTLFVWSWPSTYAWGWVIVIAICGTFSHYCLASAMRYADASIVVPMDFLRVPLTATAGWLLYSERLDAWTVFGAALILFGNLLNLKPAAPVPTAAR; encoded by the coding sequence ATGAGCAAATCTCCGTCGATCCCGATGGCCGCACTTTGGATGGCCGGCTGGCTGTCGCTGATGCTGATCATGGCGATCGCCGGTCGCGAGACCACGCGCGAGCTCAACGTTTTTCAGATCATGGAGATGCGCTCGCTGCTTGGCTTCGTGCTGCTGTATCCGATGATCCATCGTGCCGGCGGATTCGCCGTGCTCAAGACCGCGCGCCTGCCCGAGCACATCGGACGCAACCTGATCCACTACGGCGCGCAGCTCTGCTGGTTCGTCGCGCTGACGCTGATTCCGATCGGTCAGGTGGTGGCGATCGAATTCACCATGCCGATCTGGACCGCAATCCTTGCGGCCACTTTCCTGTCGGAGCGCATGACGTCGTGGCGGATTTCAGCAATCCTGCTCGGCCTCATCGGCGTCGTCATGATCGTGCGGCCCGCGACCGGCGAGATCAATCCGGGCCAGTTGATCGCCCTTGGTGCGGCGATCGGCTTCGGGATCTCGATGGTCCTGGTGAAGTCGCTCACCCGTACCGAGACGGCGCTCTCGATTCTGTTCTGGATGCTGGTGGTGCAATCGATCGCGGGGTTCGTTCCGACGCTGTTCGTCTGGTCCTGGCCGTCGACCTATGCCTGGGGCTGGGTCATCGTGATCGCCATCTGCGGCACGTTCTCGCATTACTGCCTCGCCAGCGCGATGCGCTATGCGGACGCGAGCATCGTGGTGCCCATGGACTTCCTCCGGGTCCCCCTCACCGCAACTGCTGGTTGGCTGCTGTATTCGGAGCGGCTCGATGCCTGGACGGTATTCGGCGCCGCGCTGATCCTGTTTGGGAATCTTCTGAATTTGAAGCCGGCGGCTCCGGTTCCCACGGCCGCGCGGTGA
- a CDS encoding RidA family protein, translating to MRVLQPAEWSKPRGFSHGVMVDAPGRWVVLAGQTGGDEKGDYAADLAAQVATALKRIMKLLAEANAGPEHIVRLTWYLTDRSEHEAAGAGIGAAWKETLGRNFPPSTLLYIGGLVDTQAKVEIEVTAFVPNG from the coding sequence ATGCGTGTCCTGCAGCCGGCAGAATGGTCGAAACCGCGCGGCTTCTCTCATGGTGTCATGGTGGATGCCCCCGGGCGCTGGGTCGTGCTGGCGGGCCAGACCGGCGGCGATGAGAAAGGCGATTACGCAGCCGACCTCGCCGCGCAGGTCGCGACAGCGCTGAAGCGGATCATGAAGCTTCTGGCTGAGGCCAACGCCGGTCCGGAGCACATCGTCCGCCTGACCTGGTATCTGACCGACCGCAGTGAACATGAGGCGGCCGGCGCCGGCATCGGGGCCGCCTGGAAGGAGACGCTCGGGCGCAATTTTCCGCCGTCGACGCTGCTCTATATCGGCGGGCTGGTCGATACGCAGGCCAAGGTCGAGATCGAGGTCACGGCCTTCGTTCCCAACGGATAA
- a CDS encoding DUF6276 family protein, translating to MDRAYPLPRQIRTHWPDHGDVADLCQRCLQVQPRRQRQGGRQQHDFRKLDRDQPQHQRRVAGPRRRRELRSGGQHGRLQCQPRAEDERQQADGLVEGRQPVPRRQHLAVEVTTAQT from the coding sequence ATCGACCGAGCGTATCCGCTGCCGCGCCAAATACGCACCCATTGGCCCGACCATGGAGATGTCGCTGACCTGTGCCAGCGATGCCTACAAGTTCAACCTCGGCGCCAGCGTCAGGGCGGAAGGCAGCAACACGATTTCCGGAAGCTGGACCGAGACCAGCCGCAACATCAGCGGCGCGTTGCAGGGCCGCGGCGGCGGCGGGAATTACGATCTGGCGGTCAGCACGGCCGGCTTCAATGCCAACCTCGCGCTGAGGACGAGCGGCAACAAGCAGACGGTCTCGTTGAAGGCCGACAGCCAGTTCCGCGGCGCCAACATCTCGCTGTCGAAGTAACGACAGCGCAGACCTAA
- a CDS encoding formyltransferase family protein, producing the protein MRITLVGSRHFGVTTLNMLREHGVEVVRVVVADADDRLASTAHAVGIEVVVQAKPKLVVASEIAPNSDLIITAHSHARISREALAVARYGGIGYHPSLLPRHRGMAAVEWTIKEGDPIAGGTIYHLADRMDAGAIAAQDWCFVKKGETARQLWERALAPLGLKLLAEVIDYAIVHKALPAKVQDEEFATAAPSLSAH; encoded by the coding sequence ATGCGCATTACCCTTGTCGGCTCCCGCCATTTCGGCGTGACCACCCTCAACATGCTCCGGGAGCACGGCGTGGAGGTCGTGCGGGTCGTCGTCGCCGACGCCGACGACCGTCTGGCCTCCACGGCCCACGCCGTTGGCATCGAGGTGGTGGTGCAGGCCAAGCCAAAACTCGTCGTGGCCTCCGAAATCGCGCCCAACTCCGACCTGATCATCACCGCGCACAGCCATGCCCGGATATCGAGGGAGGCGCTTGCCGTCGCAAGGTACGGCGGCATTGGCTATCATCCCTCGCTCCTGCCGCGCCACCGCGGCATGGCGGCCGTCGAATGGACGATCAAGGAAGGCGATCCGATCGCCGGCGGCACCATCTATCACCTTGCCGACCGCATGGATGCCGGCGCCATCGCCGCGCAGGATTGGTGTTTCGTGAAAAAAGGCGAGACGGCCAGGCAGTTGTGGGAGCGCGCCCTCGCCCCGCTCGGGTTGAAGCTGCTCGCCGAGGTCATCGACTACGCAATCGTCCACAAGGCGCTGCCAGCCAAGGTCCAGGACGAGGAATTCGCGACCGCCGCGCCGAGCCTGTCGGCGCATTAA
- a CDS encoding DUF3551 domain-containing protein: MRTILVIFALLAAGTAANAGSTSPVSYDYPWCVYGGELGASGDCSYQTREQCLWSASGRSNVICKENRRLLFQQQAVPQQSVQQPRARRRQ; the protein is encoded by the coding sequence ATGCGCACAATACTCGTCATATTCGCCTTGCTGGCAGCCGGGACGGCCGCCAATGCAGGCTCCACTTCTCCCGTTTCGTATGACTACCCCTGGTGCGTCTATGGCGGGGAGCTCGGCGCTTCCGGCGACTGCTCTTATCAGACGAGAGAGCAATGCCTGTGGTCCGCGTCCGGCCGGTCGAACGTGATATGCAAGGAAAACCGGCGCCTTCTCTTCCAACAGCAGGCCGTACCGCAGCAGAGTGTCCAACAGCCTCGGGCGCGCCGCAGGCAGTGA
- a CDS encoding caspase family protein yields MGALRFFLIIFAVWLGCGPAMAERRVALVIGNSAYKSVPRLANPANDATLVGGMFKKAGFDAVDIKLDLNASEMRKALREFGGRTRDADVAVVYYAGHGIELDGVNYLIPTDATLETDSDVLDETIALDRALFAVEPAKQLRLIILDACRDNPFAKTMKRTIAARAIGRGLAKVEPTSPNTMIAYAAKAGSTASDGDSKNSPFAAALVERLPTPGLDLGKAFRFVRDDVLKTTGNKQEPFVYGSLGGDDVALVPAKPVASGPQANPDSEIRRDYELALQLGTREGWTAFLNRFPSGFYTDLAKGQLNKIAAEDARTAAADKARQAEDERTRLAAERAKKAEQDKAAAAARAAEDARLAAEKAKQAEEAKAAAAEQRRKDAEAAVAKAQADKQAAAEKVLADKIANDKAAAELAAKQAAEKAQRDSEQKVAAVAPTQTSPSLSPQETAKLVQSELRRVGCLTGASDGDWNASAQRSLTLFNKHAGTKFDIKLASFDALDAIKSKQGRVCPLVCDRGFRADGDACVKITCRAGYRVNDENECEKVQDKKPVATREDAKPRNDERKKGEAAPAKPQATGQMYCNSAGCRPVRPGCRLEILNGQAGYSRAGGGTGNFEVCN; encoded by the coding sequence ATGGGCGCGCTTCGGTTTTTCTTGATCATTTTTGCTGTGTGGCTCGGATGCGGACCGGCAATGGCCGAGCGGCGCGTGGCGCTCGTCATTGGCAACTCGGCCTACAAGAGCGTGCCGCGGCTCGCGAACCCCGCGAACGACGCCACCCTGGTCGGCGGCATGTTCAAGAAAGCCGGGTTCGATGCCGTGGACATCAAGCTCGACCTCAACGCCTCGGAAATGCGGAAGGCGCTGCGCGAGTTTGGCGGCAGGACCAGGGATGCGGACGTCGCCGTGGTCTACTACGCTGGTCACGGCATCGAACTCGATGGCGTCAACTATTTGATCCCCACCGACGCGACGCTGGAGACGGATAGCGACGTTCTCGACGAGACGATTGCTCTGGACCGCGCGCTGTTCGCGGTCGAGCCCGCGAAGCAACTCCGCCTGATCATTCTCGATGCCTGCCGCGACAATCCGTTCGCCAAGACGATGAAGCGGACGATCGCTGCCCGCGCCATCGGGCGGGGTCTGGCCAAGGTCGAGCCGACCAGCCCGAACACGATGATTGCGTATGCTGCGAAGGCGGGTTCGACGGCCTCGGATGGCGACTCCAAGAACAGTCCGTTCGCGGCGGCGCTGGTCGAGCGCCTCCCGACCCCGGGGCTCGACCTGGGCAAGGCCTTCCGCTTCGTGCGCGACGATGTCCTGAAGACCACCGGCAACAAGCAGGAGCCGTTTGTCTACGGTTCGCTCGGCGGCGATGACGTGGCGCTGGTCCCGGCGAAGCCCGTCGCGAGCGGGCCACAGGCAAACCCCGACAGCGAAATCCGGCGCGACTACGAGCTGGCGCTCCAGCTTGGCACGCGTGAAGGATGGACGGCTTTCCTCAACCGTTTTCCGAGTGGCTTCTATACCGACCTCGCCAAGGGCCAGTTGAACAAGATCGCTGCCGAAGATGCCCGCACGGCCGCCGCAGACAAGGCACGGCAGGCCGAGGACGAGAGAACGAGGCTGGCAGCCGAACGAGCGAAGAAGGCCGAGCAGGACAAGGCCGCCGCCGCAGCCAGGGCCGCCGAGGACGCCCGGCTCGCGGCGGAAAAGGCCAAGCAGGCCGAAGAGGCGAAGGCAGCGGCAGCCGAACAGCGCCGGAAGGATGCGGAGGCTGCCGTGGCCAAGGCTCAGGCCGATAAGCAGGCCGCGGCCGAGAAGGTGCTCGCCGACAAGATCGCCAACGACAAGGCGGCTGCCGAGCTTGCCGCAAAGCAGGCGGCCGAGAAGGCGCAGCGTGACAGCGAGCAGAAGGTCGCGGCAGTTGCTCCAACGCAAACGTCGCCCAGCCTCTCGCCGCAGGAGACCGCCAAACTGGTGCAGTCAGAGCTCCGTCGCGTCGGATGTCTGACCGGTGCATCGGACGGCGACTGGAACGCCTCCGCGCAGCGCTCGCTGACGCTGTTCAACAAGCACGCCGGCACGAAGTTCGACATCAAGCTCGCAAGCTTCGACGCGCTCGACGCGATCAAGAGCAAGCAAGGCCGCGTCTGCCCGCTGGTCTGCGATCGCGGGTTCAGGGCGGATGGCGATGCCTGTGTGAAGATCACCTGTCGTGCGGGCTATCGCGTCAACGACGAAAATGAGTGCGAGAAAGTACAGGACAAGAAGCCGGTCGCAACGCGCGAGGATGCGAAGCCGCGCAACGACGAGCGGAAGAAGGGTGAGGCCGCGCCCGCGAAGCCGCAGGCCACCGGCCAGATGTATTGTAACAGTGCGGGGTGTCGGCCAGTGCGGCCGGGCTGTCGACTTGAAATCCTGAATGGGCAGGCAGGGTATTCGCGGGCCGGTGGCGGCACCGGTAACTTTGAAGTCTGCAACTGA
- a CDS encoding caspase family protein — translation MFRVLIALFLASFLTCGAAHAEKRVALVIGNSAYKSAPRLTNPANDATLVGGMFKKAGFDAVDIKLDLNVADMRRALRDFGDKTRDADVAVIYYAGHGIELDGTNYLIPTDATLERDSDVLDETIALDRALFAVEPAKQLRLIILDACRDNPFAKTMKRTIASRAIGRGLAKIEPTSPNTMIAFAAKAGSTASDGDSRNSPFAAALVERLPTPGLDLGKAFRFVRDDVLKTTGNKQEPYVYGSLGGDDVPLVAAKPVATGPQASPQDGIRRDYELALQAGNRDAWEAFLQAYPDGFYAGLARAQLKNVAAEEARAGAAEKARQAEEAKARLASERATKAEQDRAAAAAKAAEDARIAAEKAKQVEEAKALAAEQRRKDAEAAVAKAQADKQAAEKALADKLANDKAAAELAAKQAAEKAQRDGEQKVAAVAPTQTSPSLSPQETAKLVQSELRRVGCLTGASDGEWNAAAQRSLTLFNKHAGMKLDTKLASFDALDAIKSKQGRVCPLVCDRGSRADGDSCVKITCRAGYRVNDDNECEKVQDKKPVATRDDAKPRDDERKKSEAAPSKPQASGQMLCNNAGCRPVRPGCRVVNQRYGAGGLYAPGGAQTEVCD, via the coding sequence ATGTTCCGAGTCCTAATTGCATTGTTTCTTGCAAGTTTCCTGACCTGCGGCGCGGCGCATGCCGAGAAGCGCGTGGCGCTGGTGATCGGCAATTCTGCCTACAAGAGCGCGCCCCGGCTCACCAACCCGGCGAACGACGCCACGTTGGTCGGGGGCATGTTCAAGAAGGCCGGGTTCGATGCTGTCGATATCAAGCTCGACCTCAATGTCGCTGACATGCGCAGGGCACTGCGTGACTTCGGCGACAAGACCAGGGATGCCGATGTTGCCGTGATCTATTATGCCGGTCACGGCATCGAACTCGATGGCACCAACTATCTGATCCCCACGGACGCAACGCTGGAGAGGGATAGCGACGTTCTCGACGAGACGATTGCCCTGGACCGCGCGCTGTTTGCGGTCGAGCCCGCAAAGCAGCTCCGCCTCATCATTCTCGATGCCTGCCGCGACAATCCGTTCGCCAAGACGATGAAGCGCACGATCGCCTCGCGCGCCATCGGGCGCGGCCTCGCCAAGATCGAGCCGACCAGCCCGAACACCATGATTGCTTTCGCGGCGAAGGCGGGCTCGACGGCCTCGGATGGCGACTCCAGAAACAGTCCGTTCGCGGCCGCTCTGGTCGAGCGCCTCCCGACGCCGGGGCTCGACCTGGGCAAGGCGTTCCGCTTCGTTCGTGACGACGTCCTGAAGACGACCGGCAACAAGCAGGAGCCCTATGTCTACGGCTCGCTCGGCGGCGACGACGTGCCGTTGGTTGCGGCGAAGCCGGTCGCGACCGGGCCGCAAGCCAGCCCTCAGGACGGGATCCGCCGGGACTATGAGCTGGCGCTCCAGGCGGGAAACCGCGACGCATGGGAAGCATTTTTGCAGGCCTATCCCGACGGGTTCTATGCGGGCCTGGCGCGGGCACAACTGAAGAACGTTGCCGCCGAAGAGGCCCGCGCGGGCGCAGCCGAGAAGGCGCGCCAGGCCGAGGAGGCCAAGGCGCGGCTCGCATCCGAGCGCGCTACCAAGGCCGAGCAGGACAGGGCGGCGGCCGCCGCCAAGGCCGCCGAAGATGCTCGCATTGCCGCCGAAAAGGCCAAGCAGGTCGAGGAAGCCAAGGCGCTAGCGGCCGAGCAGCGCCGGAAGGATGCCGAGGCCGCCGTGGCCAAGGCGCAGGCCGACAAGCAGGCCGCCGAGAAGGCGCTCGCCGACAAGCTCGCGAACGACAAGGCGGCTGCCGAGCTTGCCGCAAAGCAGGCGGCAGAAAAGGCTCAGCGGGACGGCGAGCAGAAGGTCGCAGCCGTGGCCCCAACTCAGACGTCGCCCAGCCTCTCGCCGCAGGAGACGGCAAAGCTGGTGCAGTCGGAGCTCCGTCGCGTGGGATGCCTGACGGGTGCATCGGACGGAGAATGGAACGCCGCCGCGCAGCGCTCGCTGACCCTGTTCAACAAACATGCCGGGATGAAGCTCGACACCAAACTGGCGAGCTTCGACGCCCTCGACGCGATCAAGAGCAAGCAGGGACGCGTCTGCCCGCTGGTCTGCGACCGCGGCTCCAGAGCTGATGGCGATAGCTGCGTGAAGATCACGTGCCGTGCCGGCTACCGCGTCAACGACGACAATGAATGCGAGAAGGTGCAGGACAAGAAACCCGTCGCGACTCGAGATGACGCCAAGCCGCGAGACGACGAGAGGAAGAAGAGCGAGGCGGCCCCCTCAAAGCCGCAGGCGTCTGGTCAAATGCTTTGTAACAATGCGGGCTGTCGGCCGGTAAGGCCCGGCTGTCGGGTTGTTAACCAGAGGTACGGAGCTGGGGGCCTGTACGCTCCGGGAGGGGCACAAACGGAAGTGTGTGACTGA
- a CDS encoding caspase family protein: MGALRFLLIVFAVWLGCGPAMAERRVALVIGNSAYKSVARLTNPANDATLVGGMFKKAGFDAVDIKLDLNVADMRRALRDFGDKTRDADVAVIYYAGHGIELDGTNYLIPTDATLERDSDVLDETIALDRALFAVEPAKQLRLVILDACRDNPFAKTMKRTIAARAIGRGLAKIEPTSPNTMIAFAAKAGSTASDGDSKNSPFAAALVERLPTPGLDLGKAFRFVRDDVLKTTGNKQEPYVYGSLGGDDVPLVAAKPVATGPQANPQDGIRRDYELALQAGNRDAWEAFLQAYPDGFYAGLARAQLKNVAAEEARASAAEKARQAEEAKARLASERATKAEQDKAAAVAKAAEDARLAAEKAKQVEEAKALAAEQRRKDVEAAVAKAQADKQAAEKALADKIANDKAASELAAKQATEKAQRDGEQKVAAVAPTQSSPSLSPQETAKLVQSELRRVGCLTGAADGDWNAAAQRSLTLFNKHAGMKLDTKLASFDALDAIKSKQGRVCPLVCDRGSRADGDTCVKIACRAGYRVNDDNECEKVQDKKPVATRDDAKPRDDQRKKVEATPSKPQATGQLICNSAGCRPVKPGCRVVPYQQFKHGSVSSGQPQEECN, translated from the coding sequence ATGGGCGCGCTTCGTTTTCTCTTGATCGTTTTTGCTGTGTGGCTCGGATGCGGACCGGCAATGGCCGAGCGACGCGTCGCGCTCGTGATCGGCAATTCGGCCTACAAGAGCGTGGCTCGGCTCACCAACCCGGCGAACGACGCCACGTTGGTCGGGGGCATGTTCAAGAAGGCCGGGTTCGATGCTGTCGACATCAAGCTCGACCTCAATGTCGCTGACATGCGCAGGGCACTGCGTGACTTCGGCGACAAGACCAGGGATGCCGATGTTGCCGTGATCTATTATGCCGGTCACGGCATCGAACTCGATGGCACCAACTATCTGATCCCCACGGACGCAACGCTGGAGAGGGATAGCGACGTTCTCGACGAGACGATTGCCCTGGACCGCGCGCTGTTCGCGGTCGAACCCGCAAAGCAGCTCCGCCTCGTCATTCTCGATGCCTGCCGCGACAATCCGTTCGCCAAGACGATGAAGCGGACGATCGCTGCCCGCGCCATTGGACGCGGGCTCGCCAAGATCGAGCCGACCAGCCCGAACACCATGATTGCGTTTGCGGCGAAGGCTGGCTCGACCGCCTCGGATGGCGACTCCAAAAACAGTCCGTTCGCCGCAGCCCTGGTCGAGCGCCTCCCGACGCCGGGGCTCGACCTGGGCAAGGCGTTCCGCTTCGTCCGCGACGATGTCCTGAAGACGACCGGCAACAAGCAGGAGCCCTATGTCTATGGCTCGCTCGGCGGCGACGACGTGCCGCTGGTTGCGGCGAAGCCGGTTGCCACGGGGCCGCAAGCCAACCCTCAGGACGGGATCCGCCGCGACTATGAGCTGGCGCTCCAGGCGGGAAACCGCGACGCATGGGAAGCATTTTTGCAGGCCTACCCCGACGGGTTCTATGCGGGCCTCGCGCGGGCGCAACTGAAGAACGTTGCCGCCGAAGAGGCACGCGCGAGTGCAGCCGAGAAGGCGCGCCAGGCTGAGGAGGCCAAGGCGCGGCTTGCATCAGAGCGCGCCACCAAGGCCGAGCAGGACAAGGCCGCCGCCGTCGCCAAGGCCGCCGAGGATGCCCGGCTCGCGGCGGAGAAGGCGAAGCAAGTCGAGGAAGCCAAGGCGCTAGCGGCCGAGCAGCGCCGAAAGGATGTCGAGGCCGCCGTGGCCAAGGCGCAGGCCGACAAGCAGGCCGCCGAGAAAGCGCTCGCCGACAAGATCGCGAACGACAAGGCGGCATCCGAGCTGGCCGCAAAACAGGCGACTGAGAAGGCTCAGCGCGACGGCGAGCAGAAGGTCGCAGCAGTGGCCCCAACCCAATCGTCGCCCAGTCTGTCGCCGCAGGAGACCGCCAAACTGGTGCAGTCAGAACTCCGTCGCGTCGGATGCCTGACCGGTGCAGCGGACGGAGACTGGAACGCCGCCGCGCAGCGCTCGCTGACCCTGTTCAACAAACATGCCGGGATGAAGCTCGACACCAAACTGGCGAGCTTCGACGCCCTCGACGCGATCAAGAGCAAGCAGGGACGCGTCTGCCCGCTGGTCTGCGACCGCGGCTCCAGAGCTGACGGCGACACCTGCGTGAAGATCGCCTGTCGTGCGGGCTACCGCGTCAACGACGACAATGAATGCGAGAAGGTGCAGGACAAGAAACCCGTCGCGACTCGAGATGACGCCAAGCCACGAGACGACCAGAGGAAGAAGGTTGAGGCCACGCCCTCGAAGCCGCAGGCGACCGGGCAGTTGATTTGCAATAGCGCGGGCTGCCGTCCGGTAAAGCCCGGATGCCGTGTGGTGCCCTATCAACAGTTCAAACATGGGTCGGTGAGCTCCGGTCAACCCCAGGAGGAGTGCAATTGA
- a CDS encoding caspase family protein — protein sequence MGALRFFLIAFAVWLGCGPAMAERRVALVIGNSAYKSAPRLTNPVNDATLVGGMFKKAGFDNVDVRLDLNAADMRRSLREFAGRTRDAEIAVIYYAGHGIELDGTNYLIPTDAALETDGDVLDETVALDRALFAVEPAKQLRLVILDACRDNPFAKTMKRTVASRAIGRGLAKVEPTSPNTMIAYAAKAGSTASDGDSKNSPFAAALVERLPTPGLDLRKAFGFVRDDVLKTTGYKQEPYVYGSLGGDDVALVAVKPVATGPQANPDSEIRRDYELALQLGTRDGWTAFLGQYPDGFYANLAKGQLNKIAAEETRAAAADKARQAEEEKARLASERAKKAEQDKAAAAAKAAEDARLAAEKAKQAEEAKAAAAEQRRKDAEAAAAKVLAEKQAAEKALADKIASDKAAAELVAKQAAEKAQRDGEQKVAAVAPTQTSSSLSPQETAKLVQSELRRVGCLTGAADGDWNATSQRSLTLFNKHAGMKLDTKLASFDALDAIKSRQGRVCPLVCDHGFRADGDACVKIACRAGYRVNDDNECEKIQEKKPVATREDAKPRDDERKKAESKPSKPQATGQIYCSSAGCRPVRQGCRLDVGVATPYSRSGGTGSGTVEVCN from the coding sequence ATGGGCGCGCTTCGTTTTTTCTTGATCGCTTTTGCCGTGTGGCTCGGATGCGGACCGGCGATGGCCGAGCGGCGCGTCGCGCTGGTGATCGGCAATTCCGCCTACAAGAGCGCGCCCCGGCTCACCAACCCGGTGAACGATGCCACTCTGGTCGGCGGCATGTTCAAGAAGGCGGGCTTTGACAATGTCGATGTCAGGCTTGATCTCAACGCCGCCGACATGCGCAGGTCGCTGCGCGAGTTCGCCGGCAGGACGCGCGATGCCGAGATTGCCGTCATCTACTATGCTGGGCACGGCATCGAGCTGGACGGGACGAACTATTTGATCCCCACCGATGCCGCGCTGGAAACGGACGGCGACGTGCTCGACGAGACCGTCGCGCTCGACCGCGCACTCTTTGCCGTGGAGCCAGCCAAGCAGCTTCGGCTCGTGATCCTTGACGCCTGCCGGGACAATCCGTTCGCCAAGACGATGAAGCGCACGGTCGCCTCGCGCGCCATCGGGCGCGGCCTCGCCAAGGTCGAGCCGACCAGCCCGAACACCATGATCGCCTACGCGGCGAAAGCGGGCTCGACGGCCTCGGATGGCGACTCCAAGAACAGCCCATTCGCGGCCGCCCTCGTCGAGCGCCTCCCGACGCCGGGGCTCGATCTGCGCAAGGCCTTTGGCTTTGTCCGCGACGACGTGCTCAAGACCACCGGCTACAAGCAGGAGCCCTATGTCTACGGTTCGCTCGGCGGCGACGACGTGGCGCTGGTCGCGGTGAAGCCGGTCGCGACCGGGCCGCAGGCAAACCCCGACAGCGAAATCCGGCGTGATTACGAACTGGCGCTGCAGCTCGGAACCCGCGATGGTTGGACTGCATTCCTCGGCCAGTATCCGGACGGCTTCTATGCCAACTTGGCCAAAGGCCAACTGAACAAGATCGCGGCCGAGGAGACACGCGCGGCCGCCGCGGACAAGGCCCGGCAGGCCGAAGAGGAGAAGGCGCGGCTTGCATCCGAACGCGCCAAGAAGGCCGAGCAGGACAAGGCCGCAGCCGCCGCCAAGGCCGCCGAGGACGCCCGGCTCGCGGCGGAGAAGGCCAAGCAGGCCGAAGAGGCGAAGGCAGCGGCAGCCGAACAGCGCAGGAAGGATGCCGAGGCCGCCGCAGCCAAGGTGCTGGCGGAAAAGCAAGCCGCAGAGAAGGCACTCGCCGACAAGATCGCGAGCGACAAGGCGGCTGCCGAGCTTGTCGCAAAGCAGGCGGCCGAGAAGGCCCAGCGCGACGGCGAGCAGAAGGTCGCAGCCGTTGCCCCGACCCAAACGTCGTCCAGCCTCTCGCCGCAGGAGACGGCGAAGCTGGTGCAATCGGAGCTGCGCCGCGTGGGCTGCCTCACCGGTGCGGCCGACGGCGACTGGAACGCGACGTCACAGCGGTCGCTGACGCTGTTCAACAAGCATGCGGGCATGAAGCTCGACACCAAGCTGGCGAGTTTTGATGCGCTCGATGCGATCAAGAGCAGGCAGGGACGGGTCTGCCCGCTGGTCTGCGACCACGGCTTCAGGGCTGATGGCGACGCCTGCGTCAAGATTGCCTGCCGCGCCGGATATCGCGTCAACGACGACAACGAGTGCGAGAAGATCCAGGAGAAGAAACCCGTCGCGACCCGCGAGGATGCCAAGCCGCGCGATGACGAAAGGAAGAAGGCTGAGAGCAAGCCTTCGAAGCCGCAGGCGACGGGCCAGATCTATTGCAGCAGTGCGGGCTGCCGTCCGGTTCGGCAGGGTTGTCGCCTCGATGTTGGAGTGGCCACCCCATATTCCAGGAGTGGCGGCACTGGCTCCGGTACGGTCGAGGTCTGCAACTGA